From Acidobacteriota bacterium, one genomic window encodes:
- the dapF gene encoding diaminopimelate epimerase, with translation MISFVKAHACGNDFLVIEEAAAKRQHATLARRLCSRNTSVGADGIEFLERKPNGELFLRLFNADGSEAELSGNGTRCVAAWLASSEGMDSVIFGTHGGPRICRVVEDADPVYMIESEMGVPRVMPRTIELPGVGNVVGAMVNVGNPHFVIFTDADDFSAYGLNWQVLGAQISTSPLFTHGTNVEFVKIVSNDEIAFRIYERGCGPTTSSGTGTCASSAAAMALRGVGRELRAVAEGGAQKTVWPANEVAMKLTGPAEIICRGEAVGV, from the coding sequence ATGATTTCGTTCGTAAAAGCGCATGCCTGCGGCAATGATTTTCTTGTGATTGAGGAGGCGGCGGCGAAGCGTCAGCATGCAACCCTGGCGCGGAGGCTTTGCAGCCGCAATACCAGCGTGGGAGCGGACGGAATTGAATTTCTGGAGCGGAAGCCAAACGGCGAGTTATTTCTTCGTCTGTTCAACGCCGATGGCAGCGAGGCCGAGCTTTCGGGCAATGGAACGCGCTGTGTCGCCGCGTGGCTGGCGAGCTCCGAGGGGATGGATAGCGTTATCTTCGGAACGCACGGCGGCCCTCGTATCTGCCGCGTGGTCGAGGATGCCGACCCGGTTTACATGATCGAGAGCGAGATGGGAGTTCCCCGGGTGATGCCGCGCACGATCGAATTGCCTGGGGTCGGGAACGTCGTCGGTGCAATGGTCAATGTTGGCAACCCTCACTTTGTGATCTTTACGGATGCAGACGACTTCAGCGCCTACGGGTTGAACTGGCAGGTGCTTGGCGCGCAGATCAGCACCAGCCCGTTGTTTACGCATGGGACGAACGTCGAGTTTGTGAAGATTGTCTCGAACGATGAGATTGCTTTTCGCATCTATGAGCGCGGCTGCGGCCCGACGACTTCTTCCGGTACAGGAACCTGCGCATCGTCAGCGGCAGCGATGGCTTTGCGCGGTGTAGGCCGTGAATTGAGAGCAGTAGCTGAAGGCGGCGCTCAAAAGACGGTGTGGCCGGCGAATGAAGTTGCAATGAAGTTGACGGGTCCTGCGGAGATTATCTGCCGCGGCGAGGCCGTAGGAGTATGA
- a CDS encoding MgtC/SapB family protein: protein MFVPQFHFSQIDQELLSKGTVTRLFTACVLGGAIGLERELRHKASGLRTNMLLCVGCAFFTLLSAVLAGDSNPDKGRVAANIVQGIGFLGAGIILHTRARVVGLTSAATVFVIASIGMACGAGLYLEAVLATVITLIALAVVGYLESISGWKHYAMLYEVRGQDMGKMYMAALSVLDRMGVRLNVIERDSVAGLERITFSVSTSAKRHIRLLQELRESELAGEVVAFRDSEEE from the coding sequence ATGTTCGTCCCACAGTTTCATTTCAGCCAGATCGACCAGGAGCTGCTCTCAAAGGGCACGGTGACCCGTCTTTTTACGGCGTGCGTCCTGGGGGGCGCCATCGGGTTAGAGCGGGAGTTGCGGCACAAGGCGTCCGGTTTGCGGACGAATATGCTGCTGTGTGTGGGGTGCGCATTTTTTACATTGCTATCGGCCGTGCTTGCCGGCGATAGCAACCCCGACAAGGGAAGAGTGGCTGCGAACATCGTGCAGGGAATCGGCTTCCTGGGGGCTGGGATCATACTTCATACCCGCGCGAGGGTGGTTGGATTGACCAGTGCGGCGACTGTGTTTGTTATCGCATCGATTGGCATGGCCTGTGGTGCCGGGCTCTATCTTGAAGCTGTACTCGCGACGGTCATTACACTCATCGCGTTGGCGGTTGTTGGATATCTTGAATCGATTTCGGGTTGGAAGCACTATGCCATGCTCTATGAGGTTCGTGGGCAGGACATGGGAAAGATGTATATGGCGGCGCTAAGCGTGTTGGACCGGATGGGGGTTCGCCTCAACGTGATTGAGCGTGACAGCGTTGCGGGGCTTGAGCGCATAACGTTTTCGGTTTCGACGAGCGCAAAGCGCCATATTCGCTTACTACAGGAACTGCGCGAGAGTGAATTGGCGGGTGAGGTTGTGGCATTTCGCGATTCTGAGGAAGAATAG
- a CDS encoding glycosyltransferase family 39 protein → MPIALAAVAFALVALLVCISRGYLLLYGDAVAHLGIARRILDTRNPGLIQLGGVWLPLPHLLMVPFVQKMQWWQNGLAGAWPSLFCYVVSVAGFYKLSRRMMAPQWALAATAFYGLNPNLLYLSTTAMTEPLFLAILIWATGLTMDCVEDIRAGRTGRVNRKLIGLGLLIVAAVFTRYDGWIFGAAVWCVVAWHVLRSQAMQRRALPGFAAFTFLALAGPIAWLAYNQHFFHDPLDFMRGPYSASAIEKRTSPPGSHHYPGWHDPVGAAVLYLRTSQLDVAAWEAGFAVAGLAVAGLVLAIRRRLELASMLLWVPLPFYIYSIAFGSIPIFIPPLPPHSYYNSRYGMEMLPAFAVFGFLALAWLQQWWMRSQPVAARLLTPIVVLLIAGNAIAMMYRVPLVLKEAMVNSTTRVAFESALARELRSFPPGAPILMYNSDHVGALQQAGIPLRQTLSESDYDSWKAALAAPAEHAAYVVAIDGDPVTGAVKAHPQGLTELTVLCTTGQACARVYRSDRF, encoded by the coding sequence ATGCCGATTGCGTTGGCGGCGGTAGCTTTTGCGCTGGTTGCGTTGCTCGTTTGTATCTCGCGGGGGTATCTGCTTCTCTATGGTGATGCGGTGGCACACCTGGGAATTGCGCGGCGCATCCTGGATACGCGAAATCCTGGCCTGATACAACTTGGCGGTGTGTGGCTTCCGCTGCCGCACCTGCTGATGGTGCCCTTTGTACAGAAGATGCAGTGGTGGCAGAACGGTCTTGCGGGAGCGTGGCCTTCGCTGTTTTGCTATGTGGTGAGCGTAGCGGGTTTCTACAAGCTTTCGCGACGCATGATGGCCCCGCAGTGGGCATTGGCGGCGACTGCATTCTATGGGTTGAATCCAAACCTTCTCTATCTGTCGACGACGGCGATGACGGAGCCGTTGTTTCTCGCAATTCTGATCTGGGCCACCGGGCTGACGATGGATTGCGTTGAGGACATTCGCGCGGGTCGGACTGGACGAGTCAATCGAAAGTTGATTGGGTTGGGTCTGCTTATCGTCGCCGCAGTTTTTACGCGTTACGATGGCTGGATCTTCGGTGCGGCGGTGTGGTGCGTTGTTGCGTGGCACGTTCTTCGCTCGCAAGCTATGCAGCGGCGGGCGCTGCCGGGGTTTGCGGCCTTTACTTTTCTAGCGCTGGCCGGGCCGATTGCATGGCTTGCCTACAACCAGCACTTCTTTCACGATCCACTGGATTTCATGCGGGGGCCTTACTCCGCATCGGCGATTGAGAAGCGCACTTCGCCTCCGGGATCGCACCACTATCCGGGCTGGCACGATCCAGTGGGGGCAGCCGTCCTGTATTTGAGGACATCGCAGCTTGATGTAGCGGCGTGGGAGGCCGGGTTTGCGGTTGCGGGGCTGGCAGTCGCCGGGCTTGTGCTCGCGATTCGACGAAGACTTGAGCTCGCTTCCATGCTGCTCTGGGTGCCGCTCCCGTTCTATATCTATTCGATTGCGTTTGGTTCGATTCCGATCTTTATTCCACCGCTGCCTCCGCACTCGTACTACAACTCGCGCTACGGAATGGAGATGCTCCCGGCGTTTGCGGTCTTTGGGTTTCTCGCGCTGGCGTGGTTGCAGCAATGGTGGATGAGATCGCAGCCTGTTGCCGCCAGGCTGCTGACGCCCATTGTTGTGTTGCTGATTGCCGGCAATGCCATTGCGATGATGTATCGTGTGCCGCTGGTGTTGAAAGAGGCGATGGTGAACTCCACAACGAGGGTAGCGTTTGAGTCGGCCCTTGCGCGAGAGCTGAGATCGTTTCCGCCTGGCGCGCCGATCCTGATGTACAACTCCGACCACGTGGGTGCGTTGCAGCAGGCGGGTATTCCTTTGCGGCAGACACTGAGCGAGAGCGACTACGATAGCTGGAAGGCCGCGCTGGCGGCGCCGGCCGAGCATGCGGCGTATGTGGTTGCCATTGATGGCGATCCAGTGACAGGTGCTGTCAAGGCGCACCCGCAGGGGCTGACGGAGCTGACGGTGCTCTGCACGACGGGTCAGGCCTGTGCGCGGGTTTACAGGTCGGATCGATTCTGA
- a CDS encoding sugar kinase, giving the protein MSILVVGSVAFDSIQTPSGSVDHCLGGAATHFSLAASYFTDVRVIAVVGKDFTGEHEAVFKKRGIDTTGIEHADGLSFHWTGSYVNNLNEAQTLGTDLNVFQTFEPKIPEKYKDSEYLFLANIDPVLQGRVRSQMKNVRMVCGDTMNYWIADHAANLAKVLRELDVLLINDGEAHMLAKENNLVLAANKVLSMGPKALIVKHGEYGATAFFGEHSFAGGVKALHPFRAPALPLAEVVDPTGAGDSFAGGFYGYLASQPELTPTVFRKAMFYGGVMGSFAVERFGTERLQNVTREEIEERFCLFQEISHLEYTGK; this is encoded by the coding sequence ATGTCCATTCTTGTTGTAGGTTCAGTGGCGTTCGATAGCATTCAGACGCCCAGCGGCTCGGTCGACCACTGCCTGGGGGGCGCGGCGACTCACTTCTCGCTTGCTGCGAGCTATTTTACCGACGTGCGCGTGATCGCGGTTGTGGGCAAAGATTTCACAGGCGAACACGAAGCTGTCTTCAAAAAGCGCGGCATCGATACGACGGGGATCGAACACGCCGATGGCCTGAGTTTTCACTGGACAGGGTCGTACGTCAACAATCTGAATGAGGCGCAGACGCTTGGGACCGATCTGAATGTCTTTCAGACGTTCGAGCCCAAGATCCCAGAGAAGTATAAGGACAGCGAGTACCTGTTTCTCGCGAACATCGATCCCGTCCTGCAAGGTCGAGTGCGCAGCCAGATGAAGAACGTCCGCATGGTTTGCGGCGATACGATGAACTACTGGATTGCAGACCATGCCGCGAACCTGGCGAAGGTGTTGCGCGAACTGGATGTGCTCCTAATCAACGATGGTGAAGCGCACATGCTGGCGAAGGAGAATAACCTGGTGCTGGCGGCGAATAAGGTGCTGTCAATGGGGCCGAAGGCGTTGATCGTGAAGCATGGCGAGTATGGCGCGACGGCCTTCTTCGGGGAGCACTCATTTGCGGGCGGTGTGAAGGCGCTACATCCCTTCCGCGCGCCGGCGCTTCCGCTGGCGGAGGTTGTCGATCCGACGGGTGCGGGAGATTCATTTGCCGGCGGATTCTACGGTTACCTGGCATCGCAGCCTGAACTGACGCCGACGGTGTTTCGCAAGGCAATGTTTTACGGCGGCGTGATGGGGTCGTTTGCGGTTGAGCGCTTTGGCACAGAGCGTCTTCAAAATGTGACACGCGAGGAGATCGAGGAACGCTTCTGCCTGTTTCAGGAGATATCGCATCTTGAGTACACGGGCAAGTAG
- the mtnP gene encoding S-methyl-5'-thioadenosine phosphorylase codes for MKAEIGIIGGSGLYAMPGLTNVTEEKIATPFGDPSDALVLGELEGRKVAFLARHGRGHRLLPTELNFRANIYAMKTLGVERILSVSAVGSLKEEHKPTDFVMPDQFIDRTFARASTFFGDGIVAHVAFGDPVCATVSATFQKACDANGVVGKSGGTYVCMEGPQFSTRAESNLYRSWGADVIGMTNLQEAKLAREAEICYATMAMVTDYDCWREGHDDVTVDQIVAVMHQNSENAAKVVRAAVAAMPKEKSCACGDALKYAILTDRKAVPTATKQKLGLLLDKYL; via the coding sequence TTGAAGGCAGAGATCGGGATTATCGGCGGCAGCGGACTTTATGCGATGCCAGGGCTTACCAACGTCACAGAAGAGAAGATAGCGACGCCGTTCGGCGATCCTTCGGATGCGCTGGTGCTCGGAGAGCTTGAGGGACGCAAGGTCGCTTTTCTGGCTCGACATGGACGCGGGCATCGGCTGCTGCCGACGGAGCTGAATTTTCGCGCAAATATCTATGCGATGAAGACGCTTGGAGTTGAGAGGATACTTTCCGTTTCGGCTGTCGGGTCGTTGAAGGAAGAGCACAAGCCGACAGATTTTGTGATGCCGGACCAGTTTATCGATCGCACGTTTGCGCGCGCGTCAACGTTTTTCGGCGACGGCATTGTTGCACATGTGGCGTTTGGCGATCCGGTGTGCGCGACTGTTTCCGCGACGTTTCAGAAGGCGTGTGATGCAAACGGCGTCGTGGGCAAGAGCGGCGGAACGTACGTATGTATGGAGGGCCCGCAGTTTTCAACCCGCGCCGAGTCGAATCTCTATCGGAGTTGGGGCGCCGATGTAATCGGCATGACCAATCTTCAGGAAGCGAAGCTGGCCCGCGAGGCGGAGATTTGCTACGCCACCATGGCGATGGTGACCGATTATGACTGCTGGCGCGAGGGGCATGACGATGTGACGGTCGACCAGATTGTCGCGGTGATGCACCAGAACTCGGAGAACGCAGCGAAGGTTGTCCGCGCGGCAGTTGCGGCGATGCCGAAGGAGAAGAGCTGCGCCTGTGGCGATGCCCTGAAGTATGCAATCCTGACCGACCGCAAGGCGGTTCCCACGGCTACGAAGCAGAAGCTGGGCTTGTTGTTGGATAAGTACTTGTAG
- a CDS encoding folate-binding protein YgfZ: MAATSNPTQEAASTSQPQLAALLQRAGTAPLDRIGWLRVTGSDRVRWLNGMVTNSVQQLTPGQGTYNFFLNAQGRIQGDGYIFASPESLLVETTRQQIATLIPYLDHYIIMDDVELADVSETRRGLTIIGPQAPTLLAKLGLAADRLAELETATVPWNTTTVTVIHAFSPLVPRFELWVDAAADADPLLDTLKNFGAIAVEAVALEALRIIEGTPLYGVDIRDRDLPQETNQTRALHFAKGCYLGQEIVERIRSRGNVHRSFTSFRIEGVLPTPGTALEAAGKAAGELTSIVSLVDNQNQPVTLALGYARREAIERNEPLSYPGGTAHPVTAPATAEINLSR; the protein is encoded by the coding sequence ATGGCCGCGACCTCCAATCCGACGCAGGAAGCCGCCTCGACATCCCAGCCCCAGCTTGCGGCGTTACTCCAAAGAGCAGGCACTGCCCCGCTCGACCGGATTGGCTGGCTCCGCGTCACCGGCTCCGACCGAGTGCGCTGGCTCAACGGCATGGTCACCAACTCCGTGCAGCAGCTCACCCCGGGCCAGGGTACGTACAACTTCTTTCTCAACGCGCAGGGACGTATCCAGGGCGACGGCTACATCTTCGCTTCGCCCGAATCGCTCCTCGTCGAGACAACGCGCCAGCAGATCGCCACGCTCATCCCCTATCTCGACCACTACATCATCATGGACGACGTCGAGCTGGCCGACGTCAGCGAGACACGCCGCGGCCTCACCATCATCGGCCCTCAGGCCCCCACGCTCCTTGCAAAGCTCGGCCTTGCGGCAGACCGACTCGCTGAACTCGAAACTGCCACGGTGCCGTGGAATACAACAACCGTCACCGTCATCCACGCCTTCAGCCCGCTCGTTCCTCGCTTCGAGCTCTGGGTCGATGCGGCTGCCGACGCTGACCCATTGCTCGACACACTGAAGAATTTCGGGGCAATCGCTGTCGAAGCCGTCGCGCTCGAAGCGCTCCGCATCATCGAAGGCACTCCGCTCTACGGCGTCGATATTCGTGATCGTGACCTGCCGCAGGAGACCAACCAGACCCGCGCCCTGCACTTCGCCAAGGGCTGCTACCTGGGTCAGGAGATCGTCGAGCGCATCCGCTCGCGCGGCAACGTGCACCGCAGCTTTACCTCCTTCCGCATCGAAGGTGTTCTTCCCACTCCAGGTACTGCGCTTGAGGCCGCCGGCAAAGCAGCGGGCGAACTCACAAGCATCGTCTCGCTGGTCGACAATCAAAATCAGCCGGTGACTCTCGCCCTCGGCTACGCCCGTCGCGAGGCCATCGAGCGCAATGAACCGTTAAGCTATCCCGGCGGCACCGCACACCCTGTTACTGCTCCCGCCACAGCGGAGATCAATCTCTCACGCTGA
- a CDS encoding DUF1844 domain-containing protein, producing the protein MSEQNKPFVVTDRRKFTLDGEARPDADPSPERDEREAVQASAPIDVAPPAPVETAEEEIADAELPAPTEEQLERARVAYEATAERLDTAIRAANPGMDHPPVMSFSTLVQSVYMSAIVQLGGATPEGQQPQVDIIGARQSIDMLAVLAGKTKGNLDPTEQRLLDSALFELRMAFLEITQALARSAAPRVPGTPTPGKPSIVR; encoded by the coding sequence ATGTCCGAACAAAACAAACCCTTCGTCGTCACCGATCGCCGCAAGTTCACCCTCGACGGAGAAGCCCGTCCCGACGCCGATCCTTCACCCGAGCGCGACGAGCGCGAAGCCGTCCAGGCCTCCGCTCCCATCGACGTCGCACCTCCGGCTCCCGTGGAGACTGCCGAAGAAGAGATCGCCGACGCCGAACTCCCGGCTCCCACAGAGGAGCAACTCGAACGTGCGCGTGTCGCCTACGAGGCCACCGCCGAGCGCCTCGATACCGCCATTCGCGCCGCCAATCCCGGCATGGACCACCCGCCCGTCATGAGCTTCTCGACCCTCGTGCAGTCCGTCTACATGTCCGCCATCGTGCAGCTAGGCGGAGCCACCCCCGAGGGCCAGCAGCCCCAGGTCGACATCATCGGCGCGCGCCAGAGCATCGACATGCTCGCCGTCCTCGCAGGCAAAACCAAAGGCAATCTCGACCCCACCGAGCAACGTCTGCTCGACAGCGCTCTCTTCGAGCTGCGCATGGCCTTCCTCGAGATCACCCAGGCCCTCGCCCGCTCCGCAGCACCCAGGGTCCCCGGAACTCCAACCCCCGGCAAACCGAGCATCGTTCGCTAA